In one Silene latifolia isolate original U9 population chromosome 10, ASM4854445v1, whole genome shotgun sequence genomic region, the following are encoded:
- the LOC141609463 gene encoding F-box/LRR-repeat protein At4g14103-like has protein sequence MVVHEKKAAYGKLNHMDRLSDLPDSILHNIISYLGTEEACRTTILSKRWAHIWSTGLMLEFKPQYFVPKMDGEFVGSSTDPYSDETVERFMNFIESTMRRYSEKNLSIRKFKLKYPSIDPEITGRIYRWVGIALQNQVEELSLSVIPDIWKDYTLPVILFYAKSLMSMKLFGVRLPYIEDAKLVSLQSLNLSRVDVDQQMLSYIIMSCPLKILKLDRCSGLPNISIPCCSRLESLHVAETVPIGGTISVDTSSLQRCTYIGCYFPWPVILTPSSKKNLRELRIYKTFIENDIFDKLVSELPSIVNIAFFSCSMQKCIRIASQTLKHLSIHDCDYLFRVTMEAPKLDTFCYNGGWRLSSVINSHNSYNAYFYLTVNNLDTRAFYSIKQLLGKSKCCKVLSITVTDKIGMPEIELDKDQLRYFSGRPPSDAIDVQELKLCVSCDNSIPSESSCRALIDGLLWCCRPDILSVSVTLPFENSVIKTFLEVLQKKVKYWKHPLKRMEIESTDCSSLLLSWDLEVRFRLYW, from the exons ATGGTGGTCCATGAAAAGAAAGCAGCATATGGGAAGTTAAACCACATGGATAGATTGTCAGATTTGCCTGATTCTATCCTCCATAATATCATTTCTTATCTGGGTACCGAAGAGGCGTGTCGAACGACCATTTTGTCGAAAAGATGGGCTCATATTTGGTCTACTGGCTTAATGCTTGAGTTTAAACCTCAATATTTTGTTCCTAAGATGGACGGGGAATTTGTGGGCAGTAGTACCGATCCTTACAGTGACGAAACTGTTGAGAGATTTATGAATTTCATTGAATCCACAATGCGACGATATTCCGAGAAGAATCTTTCTATTAGGAAGTTTAAACTTAAATATCCAAGTATTGACCCAGAGATTACCGGGAGGATTTATAGATGGGTTGGAATCGCTTTGCAAAACCAAGTTGAGGAATTGTCGCTCTCTGTTATTCCAGATATATGGAAGGATTATACATTGCCTGTGATTTTGTTCTACGCAAAATCATTGATGAGTATGAAATTGTTTGGAGTTAGATTGCCATATATTGAAGATGCAAAGCTTGTCTCACTTCAATCTTTGAATTTGTCAAGAGTCGATGTAGACCAACAAATGCTATCGTATATTATTATGTCATGTcccttgaaaattttgaagcttgACAGGTGCTCTGGCCTTCCAAATATTTCTATTCCTTGTTGCAGTAGGCTGGAGTCCCTCCATGTAGCTGAAACTGTACCTATAGGTGGGACAATCTCGGTGGATACATCAAGCTTACAGCGTTGTACCTACATTGGTTGCTATTTTCCTTGGCCGGTTATTCTTACGCCTTCTTCAAAGAAAAATTTGAGGGAATTACGCATTTATAAGACCTTTATCGAGAATGACATTTTTGACAAATTAGTGTCTGAACTCCCATCAATAGTAAACATAGCATTTTTCAGCTGTAGTATGCAGAAGTGTATTAGAATTGCAAGTCAAACGCTTAAACATTTGAGCATACATGATTGTGATTACTTGTTTAGGGTTACGATGGAAGCTCCGAAGCTGGACACTTTTTGCTATAATGGTGGCTGGCGACTTTCATCTGTGATCAACAGCCATAACAGTTACAATGCCTATTTTTATCTAACCGTCAATAATCTTGATACTCGAGCATTTTATTCCATCAAACAGCTCCTCGGCAAATCAAAATGCTGCAAGGTTTTATCCATCACTGTCACTGATAAAATTGGGATGCCTGAG ATTGAATTAGACAAGGACCAACTTAGGTATTTCAGTGGTCGTCCCCCTTCTGATGCGATTGATGTCCAAGAGCTGAAGCTGTGTGTATCATGTGACAATTCCATCCCCAGCGAGTCTTCATGTAGAGCTCTCATAGATGGCCTTCTATGGTGTTGCCGCCCTGATATTTTATCTGTATCGGTTACTTTGCCATTTGAAAACTCTGTCATCAAG aCTTTCCTGGAAGTACTGCAGAAGAAGGTGAAATATTGGAAGCATCCCTTAAAACGCATGGAAATTGAAAGCACTGATTGCTCCTCCTTATTATTGTCATGGGACCTTGAAGTTCGATTCAGACTGTATTGGTAA
- the LOC141606659 gene encoding uncharacterized protein LOC141606659 codes for MDDIFDKLVSELPSMENMAFYGCTMPMNMRIASQTLKELGIHDCYDLINVVVDVPELDIFCYNGDLQLSSVINSQSKYNAYLHLNIAKLDNRALVRIKNLLRKSKCCKVLSIILNDAHDVPEIEVDMDRLSKIRQYRDEPCHVQELKLSVSCSTPTSVLGESTCKALIDGLLWCCRPDILCLSVTIPYDNNIIRTLLEILENQVKYWKHPLKRMEIEGTNCSDLFSNYDLDLRLRLYW; via the exons ATGGATGATATTTTTGACAAATTAGTGTCTGAACTTCCGTCAATGGAGAACATGGCATTTTACGGCTGTACCATGCCAATGAATATGAGAATTGCAAGTCAGACACTAAAAGAGTTGGGAATACATGATTGTTATGACTTGATTAATGTTGTGGTTGATGTTCCGGAGCTGGAcattttttgctataatggtgaCTTGCAGCTTTCATCTGTAATCAACAGTCAAAGCAAATACAATGCTTATCTTCATCTAAATATAGCTAAACTTGATAATCGAGCATTGGTCAGAATCAAGAACCTCCTCAGAAAATCTAAGTGCTGCAAGGTTTTGTCCATCATTCTCAATGATGCACATGACGTACCTGAG ATTGAAGTTGACATGGACCGACTTAGCAAGATTCGTCAATATCGTGATGAACCTTGTCATGTCCAAGAGCTGAAGCTGTCTGTATCATGCTCCACTCCCACTTCCGTCCTTGGAGAGTCAACATGTAAAGCTCTCATAGACGGCCTGCTATGGTGTTGCCGCCCTGATATTCTATGTTTATCCGTTACCATACCATATGATAACAATATTATCAGG ACTTTGCTTGAAATACTTGAGAACCAGGTAAAATATTGGAAGCATCCCTTGAAACGCATGGAAATTGAAGGCACTAATTGCTCCGACTTATTTTCTAATTATGACCTTGATCTTCGTCTACGACTCTATTGGTAA
- the LOC141608761 gene encoding F-box/LRR-repeat protein At3g59200-like — translation MMVDRKKATFGQLDTKDRISDLPDSIIHHIISFLGTEEACRTTILSKRWIHIWSTGLILDFRPQFFVPKKDGVFVDGYLNSIEGPYDTKTIERLVNFIEITMQRYSEKNLSIRNLKLEYPTIDQEICGRIDGWLGIALRNQVEELSLYVIPEGSPSYGLPAILFLAKSLINLTFCRVRVPHFENLKLSSLQSLVMTEVNIDENMLQDIIMSMSLENFEA, via the coding sequence ATGATGGTCGATAGAAAGAAAGCAACATTTGGGCAGTTAGATACTAAAGATAGAATATCAGATTTGCCGGATTCTATCATCCATCATATCATTTCTTTTCTGGGTACCGAAGAAGCGTGTCGAACGACCATTTTGTCAAAAAGATGGATTCATATTTGGTCCACTGGCTTAATTCTTGATTTTAGGCCTCAGTTTTTTGTTCCTAAGAAAGATGGAGTTTTTGTGGATGGGTATTTGAATAGTATAGAAGGTCCTTACGATACGAAAACTATTGAGAGGCTTGTGAATTTCATAGAAATCACAATGCAACGATATTCCGAGAAAAATCTATCTATAAGGAACCTTAAACTTGAATATCCAACCATTGATCAAGAGATATGTGGGAGAATTGATGGATGGCTTGGAATCGCTTTGCGAAACCAAGTTGAGGAATTGTCGCTCTATGTTATTCCTGAGGGTTCTCCCTCTTATGGATTGCCCGCGATTTTGTTCTTAGCAAAATCATTGATAAATTTGACATTTTGTAGGGTTAGAGTGCCacattttgaaaatttgaagcttaGTTCTCTGCAATCTTTAGTTATGACCGAGGTCAATATAGACGAAAACATGCTACAAGACATTATTATGTCAATGTCCCTTGAAAATTTTGAGGCTTGA
- the LOC141609464 gene encoding uncharacterized protein LOC141609464, with product MTGLSRCNALKISLIDYYDESLSDVIKFDEEELRDVNPGPPRNISTLKLILCEGILSRSSISAFLNGLFWTCHPRIISFQIRLNDPNLMIEHLKSELENMANCQSHPLKRVEGPNCSNLRNSTIVNVQMRLHWRTGGVLISKQDITAS from the exons ATGACAGGACTAAGCCGCTGCAATGCTCTGAAAATTTCGCTAATTGACTACTATGATGAG TCTCTAAGTGATGTTATCAAATTTGATGAAGAAGAGCTCAGAGATGTTAATCCTGGACCCCCACGCAATATCAGCACCCTGAAGCTAATCCTCTGTGAAGGGATACTCTCAAGATCATCTATTTCAGCTTTTCTGAATGGTTTATTCTGGACGTGCCACCCTCGTATTATTTCTTTTCAAATTCGTTTAAACGACCCTAATTTGATGATCGAG CATTTGAAGAGTGAACTAGAAAATATGGCAAATTGTCAGAGTCATCCATTAAAACGGGTTGAAGGTCCTAATTGCTCGAATTTACGCAACTCAACCATTGTCAATGTCCAGATGAGATTGCATTGGAGAACAGGCGGTGTGCTGATTTCGAAGCAGGATATTACAGCTTCATAA
- the LOC141608762 gene encoding uncharacterized protein LOC141608762, with the protein MQKFSKENLRIKTFKLALIRDTELLLGCKVDEWLEIAVRNQVAEIELQGPVNYKLPRFLFCAKSLTHLDCDNVEIPYYEALDLVSLESLVLRHNVVIEERMLFHIVSSCLNLKDLCISFCSGFKNLVIPRHSKLEYLYIEGDVPVDGGKVILETSSLATFDCNINGKNDPWPIISNRGLLRNLRHLFVTRLPITGEDLAKLVPELTSLEKLMFIGCDMLTSIQIPHPQLKQICFYECDNNLLNVVIDAPNLNKFKFRGKIRPPLSITIHSQASCTINIRTKARYLDTDGFFKLKKLLKGLNSCNVLKIFLSGRHNIKFDEKKSGNAELGPPCDIGELVLNMSRWKLSSSSLSAFLNGLFWTCHPPIISLRIYPYLYALIVEPLVNNLVEMVKCLEHPLKRIEVEETNNDSDFLHVQLRLCW; encoded by the exons ATgcaaaaattttcaaaagaaaatCTGCGTATAAAGACGTTCAAACTTGCACTTATTCGAGATACTGAATTACTGTTGGGTTGCAAAGTTGACGAGTGGCTTGAAATAGCCGTGCGTAACCAAGTTGCGGAAATTGAACTTCAAGGTCCTGTTAACTACAAATTACCCCGCTTTCTGTTTTGTGCTAAGTCGTTAACACATCTTGATTGTGATAATGTCGAGATACCCTACTATGAAGCTCTGGATCTTGTGTCTCTCGAGTCTTTGGTTTTACGTCATAATGTCGTTATAGAGGAGCGTATGCTATTTCATATTGTTAGTTCCTGTCTGAACCTGAAAGACTTGTGTATCTCATTTTGCTCTGGCTTTAAAAATTTGGTGATTCCACGTCATAGTAAATTGGAGTATCTCTATATTGAGGGAGATGTACCTGTAGACGGCGGGAAAGTCATTCTCGAGACTTCTAGTCTTGCGACTTTCGATTGCAATATCAACGGCAAGAACGACCCTTGGCCGATTATATCAAATCGTGGTTTATTGAGAAATTTGAGGCATCTGTTTGTAACTCGTCTTCCTATTACAGGTGAGGATCTTGCTAAACTAGTACCGGAACTCACCTCGCTAGAGAAATTGATGTTTATTGGCTGTGACATGCTGACGAGTATCCAAATACCACAtcctcaactaaaacaaatttgcTTTTATGAATGCGACAATAATCTGTTAAATGTTGTGATTGATGCTCCAAATTTGAATAAGTTCAAATTTCGTGGCAAAATACGCCCGCCCTTATCTATCACCATTCATAGTCAAGCTAGTTGTACCATAAATATCCGTACAAAGGCTCGCTATCTTGATACTGATGGATTTTTCAAATTGAAGAAGCTCTTGAAAGGACTAAACAGCTGCAATGTTCTGAAAATCTTCTTGTCAGGGAGACACAATATCAAGTTTGATGAAAAAAAAAGCGGAAATGCTGAACTTGGACCCCCTTGTGATATCGGAGAGCTGGTGTTAAACATGTCACGTTGGAAACTCTCAAGCTCCTCGCTTTCAGCCTTTTTAAACGGTTTATTCTGGACTTGTCACCCTCCTATAATTTCTTTGCGAATTTATCCATACCTTTATGCATTGATAGTTGAG CCTTTGGTGAATAACCTGGTGGAGATGGTCAAATGTTTGGAACATCCTCTCAAACGGATTGAAGTTGAAGAGACTAATAATGACTCTGATTTCCTCCACGTACAGTTGAGATTGTGTTGGTGA
- the LOC141606660 gene encoding uncharacterized protein LOC141606660, whose product MRMMRIGAIWLGRRQIGGLLTKLPTTTKYDDALLNFLRLRAHPFPSFFCTSNFISQVKQLTVNKYPLDQRDKLSPSDDERSSSDDECSSSDDECSSSDGECSSSEEEDRWPSREKILPTWLFNVERFIVAPFIQVFSVSLHTDANDDRPCEVYGSIYATNARGVVFNLYTKFISNPETVPNKGILSLKGGYDIVLSYGPSTNTSIDFNLSDKSRNSVVIKEKHNLHSFNEDFEDTSNKLIKDIVSGERCFALVYYAKFLYACRAVVYVAFYTKRDTTSTCVDVHGSIAVGYDNARRFCNNDDEVRNMKYLLFSKPFDQPERVIVGRTMKLSRSVVVLPAGSALVIDADVSDSRGRLVHGSVEFHVDGQSKKSIDDEFGTIKVIVAFDPPRSEFIPDFDSREEEDVGEAELDALTENSLVRSHQEQNLTLTSSDNIVEVSENFYGVTLAELFSVYVYGTNHEVSTVCGKISVEDPYLYPGKNIFQRDLDNPYIFSEEKGSILIEGHYVNPERPFCVYLYLIDPTTNNNELCRGEFAYDHVAPHGDVPLNKRLCSYIKGAHGYALLHYIIFTRACQATVEIRFLLPDHPSSLPIFICGSVFASYSNQSYSTMYAKKYYRSRLFYKPQADRIQLAGGDLRIPLSKSVVVVPKGAALVVELDLDILSCSNVKDIVFGKKEMKISLPRTIRAEILGKYSRVQISAKFERC is encoded by the exons ATGAGAATGATGAGAATCGGAGCAATATGGCTAGGACGGCGACAAATAGGAGGTTTACTTACCAAGCTCCCGACAACAACAAAGTACGATGATGCTCTTCTCAACTTCCTCCGTCTCAGGGCCCACCCTTTCCCCTCTTTCTTCTGCACCTCCAATTTTATTTctcag GTTAAACAACTGACCGTAAATAAGTATCCTCTCGATCAACGTGATAAGCTATCACCTTCTGATGACGAACGTTCTTCCTCAGATGACGAGTGTTCTTCCTCGGATGACGAATGTTCTTCCTCAGATGGAGAATGTTCTTCTTCGGAAGAAGAAGACCGATGGCCTTCACGTGAGAAAATATTACCGACTTGGCTTTTCAACGTTGAGCGATTCATAGTTGCTCCTTTTATTCAAGTATTCTCGGTCTCACTACATACCGATGCTAATGATGATAGACCATGTGAAGTTTATGGTTCTATTTATGCTACTAACGCGCGAGGTGTTGTTTTCAATCTCTATACTAAATTCATTTCCAATCCCGAGACTGTTCCTAACAAGGGTATCTTATCCCTAAAAGGGGGATATGATATCGTTCTCTCATATGGTCCTTCCACGAACACCTCCATTGATTTCAATCTCAGTGATAAGTCTCGCAACTCCGTGGTCATTAAAGAGAAACATAATTTGCATTCCTTTAATGAAGATTTTGAGGATACCTCTAACAAGCTCATAAAAGATATTGTTTCCGGGGAGCGTTGTTTTGCACTCGTTTACTACGCAAAATTCTTGTATGCATGTCGTGCTGTTGTATATGTTGCATTCTATACTAAGCGTGACACAACTAGCACTTGTGTTGATGTCCACGGAAGCATTGCTGTGGGATATGACAATGCTAGGCGATTTTGCAACAATGATGACGAAGTGAGGAATATGAAGTATTTGCTTTTCAGCAAGCCGTTTGACCAACCTGAACGCGTTATAGTTGGGAGGACTATGAAGCTATCTAGATCTGTGGTGGTTCTTCCTGCTGGTTCGGCTCTCGTCATTGATGCAGACGTCTCAGATTCCCGTGGCCGATTAGTTCATGGTTCTGTCGAGTTCCATGTGGATGGCCAAAGCAAAAAGTCAATTGACGACGAATTTGGTACTATCAAAGTGATTGTTGCCTTTGATCCTCCTCGTTCGGAATTTATACCAGATTTTGATAGTAGAGAAGAAGAAGATGTTGGAGAGGCCGAATTGGATGCACTGACAGAAAATTCACTG GTTCGTTCTCATCAAGAACAGAATTTGACGTTGACTTCAAGCGACAACATAGTCGAGGTTAGTGAGAATTTTTACGGGGTTACATTGGCGGAGTTGTTCTCTGTATATGTTTATGGAACTAATCACGAGGTTTCTACTGTTTGCGGAAAGATATCTGTTGAAGATCCTTATCTCTACCctggtaagaatatctttcaacGGGACCTCGACAATCCATATATTTTCTCCGAGGAGAAGGGTTCTATTTTAATAGAAGGTCACTATGTTAACCCTGAACGTCCATTCTGTGTGTATCTCTATCTCATAGACCCGACGACAAACAACAATGAATTATGCAGGGGTGAATTCGCCTACGATCATGTAGCACCTCACGGCGATGTTCCATTAAATAAAAGACTATGTTCATATATCAAGGGAGCTCATGGCTATGCTTTGTTACATTACATCATTTTCACGCGTGCATGCCAAGCTACCGTTGAAATCAGGTTCCTGCTGCCAGACCATCCTTCATCCCTTCCCATTTTTATTTGTGGGTCGGTCTTTGCTAGCTATAGCAATCAGAGCTATTCCACTATGTATGCGAAGAAATATTACAGAAGTCGGCTTTTTTATAAGCCACAGGCTGATCGTATACAATTAGCCGGTGGTGATTTGAGAATTCCGTTATCCAAGTCAGTGGTCGTGGTTCCTAAAGGTGCCGCTCTTGTTGTCGAGCTTGACTTGGATATATTGTCCTGTAGCAACGTAAAAGATATTGTGTTTGGCAAGAAAGAGATGAAGATCAGTTTGCCGAGAACAATACGTGCTGAAATACTGGGAAAGTATTCTCGGGTTCAAATTTCGGCCAAGTTTGAGCGCTGTTGA
- the LOC141608763 gene encoding uncharacterized protein LOC141608763, protein MVKPAIKICQTYSANAIAIINLLLLFAKQGLDLCISFCPGIKNLVIPRHSKLEDLYIEGDVPVDGGKVILETSSLRSFGYNINGENDPWPIISNSGLLRNLRQLSVSCLSITGEDLAKLLQEELTSLEKLVFHGCEMPSSIKISHTQLKQIFFYDCDNLLNVVIDAPTLNKFKFKYYGEIDSIIIHSQANCNIFVHTMASNFKTDGFFILKKLLTGLNNCSVLKMFLSRDDDIEFDEEESGNAELGPPCDIEKLKLNLSDCQLSSSSISAFLNGLFWTCHPPIISLRVDRGHYKLKVEPLLNNLVEMVKCLEHPLKRIEVEETNNDLPYLKVQLRLCW, encoded by the exons ATGGTCAAACCTGCTATTAAAATCTGCCAAACGTATTCTGCTAACGCTATTGCTATCATTAATCTGCTTCTGCTGTTTGCCAAACAAGGCCTAGACTTGTGTATCTCATTTTGCCCTGGCATAAAAAATTTGGTGATTCCACGTCATAGTAAACTGGAGGATCTCTATATTGAGGGAGACGTACCTGTAGACGGGGGGAAAGTCATTCTCGAGACTTCTAGTCTTAGGTCTTTCGGTTACAATATCAACGGCGAGAACGACCCTTGGCCGATTATCTCAAATAGTGGTTTATTGAGAAATTTGAGGCAGCTAAGCGTAAGTTGTCTTTCTATTACTGGTGAGGATCTTGCTAAACTACTACAGGAGGAACTCACCTCGCTAGAGAAATTGGTGTTTCATGGCTGTGAGATGCCATCGAGTATCAAAATATCGCATacccaactaaaacaaattttcttttatgATTGCGACAATTTGTTAAATGTTGTGATTGATGCTCCaactttgaataagttcaaattCAAATATTATGGCGAAATAGACTCTATCATCATTCATAGTCAAGCCAATTGTAACATCTTTGTCCATACAATGGCTTCTAATTTTAAAACTGACGGATTTTTCATATTGAAGAAGCTCTTGACAGGACTAAACAACTGCAGTGTTTTGAAAATGTTCTTGTCTAGGGATGATGATATTGAatttgatgaagaagaaagcGGCAATGCTGAACTTGGACCCCCTTGTGATATTGAAAAGCTGAAGTTAAACCTGTCAGATTGCCAACTCTCAAGCTCCTCGATTTCAGCGTTTTTAAACGGTTTATTCTGGACTTGCCACCCTCCTATAATTTCTTTGCGAGTTGATCGTGGCCATTATAAATTGAAAGTTGAG ccTTTGCTGAATAATCTGGTGGAGATGGTCAAATGTTTGGAACATCCTTTGAAACGGATTGAAGTTGAAGAGACTAATAATGACCTTCCGTACCTCAAAGTACAGTTGAGACTATGTTGGTGA
- the LOC141609465 gene encoding uncharacterized protein LOC141609465 — translation MRMMRIGAIWLRRRQIGGLLTKLPTTTKYDDALLNFLRLRAHPFPSFFCTSNFISQVKQLTVNKYPLDQLDKLSPSDDECSSSDDECSSSEEEDRWPSREKILPTWLFNVERFIVAPFIQVFSVSLHTDANDDRPCEVYGSIYATNARGVVSNLYTKFISNPETVPNKGILSLKGGYDIVLSYGPSTNTSIDFDLSDKSRNSMVIKEKHNLHSFNEDFEDTSNKLIKHIVSGEHCFALVYYAKFLYACRAVVYVAFYTKRDTTSTCVDVHGSIAVGYDNARRFCNNDDEVRDMKYLLFSKAFDQPERVIVGRTMKLSRSVVVLPAGSALVIDADVSDSRGRLVHGSVEFHVDGQSKKSIDDEFGTIKVIVAFDPPRSEFIPDFDSREEEDVGEAELDALTENSLVRSHQEQKLTLTSPSDNIVEVSENFYGVTLAELFSVYVYGTNHEVSTVCGKISVEDPYLYRGKNIFQRDLDNPYIFSEKGFILIEGHYVNSERPFCIYLYLIDPTTNNNELCRGEFAYDHVAPHGDVPLNKRLCTYIKGAHGYALLHYIIFTRACQATVEIRFLLPDHPSSLPIFICGSVFASYSDQSYSTMYAKKYYRSRLFYKPQADRIQLVDDLRIPLSKSVVVVPKGAALVVELDLDILSCGNVKDIVFGKKEMNISLSRTIRAEILGKYSRVQISAKFERC, via the exons ATGAGAATGATGAGAATCGGAGCAATATGGCTAAGACGCCGACAAATAGGAGGTTTACTTACCAAGCTCCCGACAACAACAAAATACGATGATGCTCTTCTCAACTTCCTCCGTCTCAGGGCCCACCCTTTCCCCTCTTTCTTCTGCACCTCCAATTTTATTTctcag GTTAAACAACTGACCGTAAATAAGTATCCTCTCGATCAACTTGATAAGCTATCACCTTCTGATGACGAATGTTCTTCCTCAGATGACGAGTGTTCTTCTTCAGAAGAAGAAGACCGATGGCCTTCACGTGAGAAAATATTACCGACTTGGCTTTTCAACGTTGAGCGATTCATAGTTGCTCCTTTTATTCAAGTATTCTCGGTCTCACTACATACCGACGCTAATGATGATAGACCATGTGAAGTTTATGGTTCTATTTATGCTACTAACGCGCGAGGTGTTGTTTCCAATCTCTATACTAAATTCATTTCCAATCCCGAGACTGTTCCTAACAAGGGTATCTTATCCCTAAAAGGGGGATATGATATCGTTCTCTCATATGGTCCTTCCACGAACACCTCCATTGATTTCGATCTCAGTGATAAGTCTCGCAACTCCATGGTCATTAAAGAGAAACATAATTTGCATTCCTTTAATGAAGATTTTGAGGATACCTCTAACAAGCTCATAAAACATATTGTTTCCGGGGAGCATTGTTTTGCACTCGTTTACTACGCAAAATTCTTGTATGCATGTCGTGCTGTTGTATATGTTGCATTCTATACTAAGCGTGACACAACTAGCACTTGTGTTGATGTCCACGGAAGCATTGCTGTGGGATATGACAATGCTAGGCGATTTTGCAACAATGATGACGAAGTGAGGGATATGAAGTATTTGCTTTTCAGCAAGGCGTTTGACCAACCTGAACGCGTTATAGTTGGGAGGACTATGAAGCTATCTAGATCTGTGGTGGTTCTTCCTGCAGGTTCGGCTCTCGTCATTGATGCAGACGTCTCAGATTCCCGTGGCCGATTAGTTCATGGTTCTGTCGAGTTCCATGTGGATGGCCAAAGCAAAAAGTCAATTGACGATGAATTTGGTACTATCAAAGTGATTGTGGCCTTCGATCCTCCTCGTTCGGAATTTATACCAGATTTTGATAGTAGAGAAGAAGAAGATGTCGGAGAGGCCGAATTGGATGCACTGACAGAAAATTCACTG GTTCGTTCTCATCAAGAACAGAAGTTGACGTTGACTTCCCCAAGCGACAACATAGTCGAGGTTAGTGAGAATTTTTACGGGGTTACATTGGCAGAGTTGTTCTCTGTATATGTTTATGGAACTAATCACGAGGTTTCTACTGTTTGCGGAAAGATATCTGTTGAAGATCCTTATCTCTACCgtggtaagaatatctttcaacGAGACCTCGACAATCCATATATTTTCTCGGAGAAGGGTTTTATTTTAATAGAAGGTCACTATGTTAACTCTGAACGTCCATTCTGTATATATCTCTATCTCATAGACCCGACGACAAACAACAATGAATTATGCAGGGGTGAATTCGCCTACGATCATGTAGCACCTCACGGCGATGTTCCATTAAATAAAAGACTATGTACATATATCAAGGGAGCTCATGGCTATGCTTTGTTACATTACATCATCTTCACGCGTGCATGCCAAGCTACCGTTGAAATCAGGTTCCTGCTGCCAGACCATCCTTCATCCCTTCCCATTTTTATTTGTGGGTCGGTTTTTGCTAGCTATAGCGATCAGAGCTATTCCACTATGTATGCGAAGAAATATTACAGAAGTCGGCTTTTTTATAAGCCACAGGCTGATCGTATACAATTAGTCGATGATTTGAGAATTCCGTTATCCAAGTCGGTGGTCGTGGTTCCTAAAGGTGCCGCTCTTGTTGTCGAGCTTGACTTGGATATATTGTCCTGTGGCAACGTAAAAGATATTGTGTTTGGCAAGAAAGAGATGAACATCAGTTTGTCGAGAACAATACGTGCTGAAATACTGGGAAAGTATTCTCGGGTTCAAATTTCGGCCAAGTTTGAGCGCTGTTGA